The Chryseobacterium nakagawai genome has a segment encoding these proteins:
- a CDS encoding DsbA family oxidoreductase: protein MKIEIWSDVMCPFCYIGKNNFEQALEKLPFKDEVEVEWKSFQLDPTLDFDKTQNTIQYFREKKGVQEAQASQMLAQVTQMGKGAGIDFNFEKALITNTFSAHRLLHLAKKHNKSNEMEEALFIAHFIDGKNVGDSEVLISLAENLGIDKEEAKEAVTSDQLDYEVNQDIMEARNNGVSGVPFFVLNGKYAVSGAQPVEVFENALQQTYKETVSPFKDLSRNNGASCDADGCSI from the coding sequence ATGAAAATAGAAATCTGGTCGGACGTGATGTGTCCGTTTTGTTATATCGGGAAAAATAACTTTGAACAGGCCTTGGAAAAATTGCCATTTAAAGATGAAGTGGAAGTAGAGTGGAAGAGCTTTCAGCTTGACCCAACTTTAGATTTTGATAAGACTCAAAATACAATTCAATATTTTAGAGAAAAAAAGGGAGTTCAGGAGGCTCAGGCTAGTCAAATGTTGGCTCAGGTTACTCAAATGGGAAAAGGAGCTGGAATTGATTTCAATTTTGAAAAGGCACTCATTACCAATACATTCAGTGCTCACAGACTTCTTCATTTGGCTAAAAAGCATAACAAATCCAATGAAATGGAAGAAGCATTATTTATTGCTCATTTTATTGATGGTAAAAATGTAGGTGATTCTGAGGTGTTGATTTCCCTTGCTGAAAACTTAGGTATTGATAAAGAAGAAGCGAAGGAAGCTGTTACTTCTGACCAATTGGATTATGAAGTAAATCAGGATATTATGGAAGCAAGAAACAATGGTGTTTCCGGAGTTCCTTTCTTTGTTCTGAACGGAAAATATGCCGTTTCCGGAGCACAACCTGTAGAAGTATTTGAAAATGCATTGCAGCAGACTTATAAAGAAACAGTGAGTCCTTTTAAAGATCTCTCAAGAAATAACGGAGCTTCCTGTGATGCAGATGGATGCAGCATTTAA
- a CDS encoding MFS transporter produces MKKYAYIGCLGFIAVITTEFGIIGILPQVADYYKISIDKAGYLLSAFALVIALTGPFMTLLTSGIDRKKIMTTAIFMFLFTGVVSSFSPPFWLLMVVRVLPAFLQPVYIATALSVAVSEADHTKKNEMMSIVFSGVAIAMVTTVPFATWISALYSWEYSFMIQAVVSLVALGTIYFLLPSMPVKEKKSYGSQISILKQPPFILSTLTNFFMITAWFSTYSYFADYLGKAKGMDTSMVSYMLFLFGMIGIIANRMAGKMLNKNVNATLAFFLSGTVLIPVLLFVSDGNLWATIIVIAVWGFLYSPSFLNASTYMISAAPDALEFANSLATSFGNLGVTLGTTIGGWIIITQGVAYTPWIGFVFGLFAFLTMILRNVFEKRNQVISGCVK; encoded by the coding sequence ATGAAAAAGTATGCCTACATTGGATGTTTAGGATTTATTGCAGTTATTACTACAGAGTTTGGGATCATTGGAATTTTGCCACAGGTGGCAGACTATTACAAGATCAGCATAGACAAAGCGGGATATCTTTTAAGTGCGTTTGCTTTGGTTATTGCTCTTACCGGGCCTTTTATGACTTTACTTACCTCAGGAATCGATCGTAAGAAAATCATGACAACAGCTATCTTTATGTTTCTGTTCACCGGAGTTGTTTCTTCTTTTTCACCACCATTTTGGTTACTGATGGTCGTTAGAGTTCTTCCTGCATTTTTACAGCCCGTATATATTGCAACCGCATTGTCTGTAGCGGTATCCGAAGCCGATCACACTAAGAAAAATGAAATGATGAGCATTGTTTTCAGTGGTGTGGCTATAGCAATGGTTACTACGGTTCCTTTTGCTACCTGGATTTCAGCACTTTATTCGTGGGAATATTCATTTATGATACAGGCAGTCGTGAGTTTGGTTGCGTTGGGGACCATTTATTTTCTTCTTCCATCAATGCCTGTCAAGGAGAAAAAGTCATATGGAAGCCAGATCAGCATTTTAAAACAGCCACCATTTATTTTAAGTACACTCACTAATTTTTTTATGATTACAGCCTGGTTTTCCACTTATAGTTATTTTGCGGATTACTTAGGTAAAGCTAAAGGAATGGACACTTCTATGGTAAGCTATATGTTATTTTTATTTGGAATGATAGGAATTATTGCCAATAGAATGGCAGGCAAAATGCTCAATAAAAATGTAAATGCAACTCTGGCATTTTTTCTTTCCGGGACGGTATTAATTCCTGTATTATTATTTGTTTCTGATGGAAATTTATGGGCTACTATTATTGTCATTGCAGTTTGGGGATTCCTATATTCACCAAGTTTCCTGAATGCTTCTACCTATATGATCTCTGCAGCGCCTGATGCTTTGGAATTTGCCAATAGTCTCGCCACTTCTTTCGGTAATCTGGGAGTTACTTTAGGAACCACTATTGGAGGATGGATCATTATTACCCAAGGAGTAGCATACACACCCTGGATAGGTTTTGTATTTGGGCTTTTTGCCTTCCTGACGATGATATTAAGAAATGTATTTGAGAAAAGAAATCAGGTAATATCAGGTTGTGTAAAATAA
- a CDS encoding 5'-methylthioadenosine/S-adenosylhomocysteine nucleosidase family protein yields MIKINNEFHFPIADSLFVFALDSEAGTVFDGKNKLITGIGKVNAAIELTKEIHLRKPKLIVNLGSAGSKGFHKGEVVCCTKFIQRDMDVRGLGFKLYETPLSGVPPVLEYGLKMDTLKEGICGSGDSFEMNHSETDYNIVDMEAYPLALIAQQENIPFLCLKYISDDAGSDAADDWSVQVHLASEAFKKILFS; encoded by the coding sequence ATGATTAAAATTAATAATGAATTTCATTTTCCTATTGCAGACAGTCTTTTTGTTTTTGCACTGGATTCTGAAGCAGGAACGGTATTTGACGGGAAAAATAAATTAATAACGGGCATCGGGAAGGTGAATGCAGCGATAGAATTAACGAAGGAGATTCACCTTAGAAAGCCTAAATTAATTGTGAATCTGGGTTCTGCAGGAAGTAAGGGTTTTCATAAAGGAGAAGTGGTTTGCTGTACCAAGTTTATCCAGAGGGATATGGATGTGAGAGGCTTAGGTTTTAAACTGTATGAAACCCCATTATCCGGAGTTCCGCCTGTTTTGGAATATGGCCTTAAAATGGACACTTTAAAAGAAGGAATCTGCGGAAGTGGTGACAGCTTTGAAATGAACCATTCTGAAACAGATTATAATATTGTAGATATGGAAGCCTATCCTCTAGCATTAATTGCACAACAAGAAAACATTCCGTTTTTATGTTTAAAATACATTTCTGATGATGCAGGGAGCGATGCTGCCGATGACTGGAGTGTACA